GACTGTCCTCAACCCACCTGGGAAAGCTGGTTTACCAGGGTGGGTACACCATCTCTGCATTCGAAATCCTCTCAGTCCCTGTTAActagtgggggcagggagtggtcTCCCAAGAGTCTCAGTGTCCGAACAAGGTCACCCTCATGCCAGGGTCCCGAGGCCTGGGAACAGGGCTCGGGGGTGGCAGCCGACCACGGGAAATGTTCAGTCGGCAGGTTCATCTCGAAGGACGGTGAGGAAGCGCTCCCCTCCCTCGCAAAGCAGGCTGTGCACAGCTCGGCAAAGCGCTAGCCAGTGTGGCCCCTGTGTGCCCACCAGGGGGAGGAGTTCCGCCATCAGGACCTGAGGGGTAATGAAGAGTTAAGATCTCAGGAGGGCCCGGGCCCTGTCCCGGGAGGACTCACAGAAGGCCCTGAATTGAGGCAATTCCAGGGCGGGCTTCAGGCATGTGTTCCAGCCCCTCCCACTTGCTAAAGGGCCCCTGGGCCAATGCTGTGTCAGCATGCACACAAGCCCAGAAGCCCCATCTTCAGATGGACCGAAGCCCATGGCTCCCCCGTCGCCCAGTCTCCACGCCCCTACTCCGGAAGTACCTTTTCCAGGTGGATCTGCTGGTCTAGCATGGCCACCCGCAGCCTCAGGGCCTCTAGAGTCTGCAACTCCTGGGTGCTGGAGTAGAGAAGAAGCTGGGGGCTCCAGATAGGGTCTGTTCCTCCTCCGCAGGGCAGTGAGGCTCCGGGGCGTCTCCCCACAGGCCACGGCCCCAGCTGCTGTCCCACCACTGCTGTGAAGGCAGGGGGAGGTGGACTCATGGGGTGGCAGCCAGGGACCTCCTCCCCATCTGCCTCTGGGGGGGCAGTGCAAAGTCAAAGGTTTGCCTCCTAGATGAAGCCTCGTTATCTGTGAAAAATCACCCCTAGTGACACGAAGCAAGCCAGGGGCCGGTATGTCTCTGCTTCTCACACGCCACCCTCAGTGACTAGGAAAATAAGCCGACTGTTCGCAGAGCCAGGGCCCGTCAGGTgaagggcggggcggggggggggggggagggcagttcTGGCTGGTCCCGTGGGACAGttcagtggggagggggggctccaGAAAGGACCTGCCCTGAGTGTCCTTGCTCCTGAGCAGCTGTTAATGCTGCCTTTTGGCTCCAGGACTTCGACCACTGATAAGACTTCAGCACAtactgaggggtgtgtgtgtcgGTGGGGAGGGGGTCTCACCTGCACGCAGCTCCTGCAGCCTGTGGAGACACTGCTCCGTGATGGCCTGCAGCCCCTCCAGGGTAAGCAGGCAGCGGTACTCCTGCATGCAGTCAGCAGGGTCTGTGCAAAAGTCAAGGGAGAGCATAGGTCAGGTCCACGCCAGTCCCAAGCCCTCCCCGGCCCAAGACACGCAGCAGGGCCCACTGACCTGCCGAGAGCACTTCCTCCATTCGCCGTCTCAGCAGTGAACAGGCCGCCCGCAGGAGCCCCACCTCGGCCTCCACTGCTGCAGCACTGAGCCCAGAGCCGGGCCCGCCGGACTGGACACGGGTCAGGGAAACTGCTCTGTGGCCAggttccccccttcccctcccaccaagGACAGGGCCCCAGAATGGCTCTGGCCCTTCCTGGAGTGGCTCCTGAAACTCAccaggctcagagccaggaccaccccccacccccaccgtggaGGGTCCCACAAGCCCGGCAAGAATACAGTCATCTGCATTTTCTGGAGGAACTGGGTTTTGGCGGTGGCAGCGGCATCCACGGAGTCACTGGTCTGTGTAGAGCTGAGCTGGGCCCACAGGCTGGGATGGACACACAAGCACCCGGGAACAAGAGAGGGATGCAGTTATGCCATCCAGCTGGGCctcaggaggcagggaagggccagggaggggccccAGGTAGGGGTGTCTGGCTCTGCTGAAAGCCAGGAGGGACCTTCGGAGGCCTTGGAAAACTGAGAGGACACTGTCCACGAAGAGACGACAGAGCCAACGTACTCTGGGAAATACCCAGAGAAAGttcaaggaaaaaggggagaggggctggcagCGACTGGTACCGGAGCCTCCCTGGGACAGTGGTAAAGAACTCGGGGTGCAGGCACAGGACACACTTGAAAGGCACTGCCGTGTTTAACCCTCACAACACCTCTCTGAAGCTGATACCATCATTCTCTGCTCCACAGAGAAGACAAACGGGGACCCGGGGTCTCTTAGTTTCAAAGCCGGCAGAGTCTAAGGTCATGAGGACGGTCCTAGCTGATCTCGGAAAGTGTCCCACCCAGCCAACAAAGCAGAGAGGCCTGCTGGAAAAGTCTTACCGAGGAGGCCCTGCGCTGCTGGGAAGCCTCGGCCTCCCCGCTGTCCACACTTCCCTGGTCTCCCCTACCAGCCCCACCCAGCTGACACTCAGCCTTACCGGGAGTTCCGGGAAGCCGCTTTCCTGTAGGCCATGGGTAGCCGCAGCAGGATCCTGTCAGGGAAGCCAGTGCTCAGAGAAGCCGCACTCTGGGGGCTGCCCCCCTCAAGCCCCAAACAGggcttccagagtggctgtgggAGCCAGCAGTCCACGTCTGCcctggcagagagaagagagggaaccAGGAGCAGAGCCCATTTGGAGCCCCTGGGCTATATGGATGAGAGAACAGGTTACTGGACAGGCCCTAGTGATGTTGCATTCTGCCAGCTTTGGGGCATGGGTCTCATGGGATGGCACCCTGGAGGCTCCCctggcccgcattgggctcaatGCCCTGTCCTCCCTGTCACCCCACATCCCAGACTCCTGCTGCTGGCCAGGGTCTGATCTAGAAGAGACAACAGTTCCTCCAGGAAGAGTCTGGGAAACCTACCCCTTCTCCTTCAGTGTGAAAGCTTCTGGGGCTTGAAGAGCAGCCGATGGGGGTATCTGTTGGTCCCTGGGGCCTGGTCCAGGCTTGGTGGCTCGGGATCCTCTCCCCATACGGGTGCGATCCCCCACTGGCAGGAGCCTGCACTCAGGGAGGCCCCTAGCAGGCACCACAGTCTGCTGGATGCCCCTGGGGGGTTTTGTCTCTGAGACTTGACAGCTAGCCTGGCCGGAGGCCCGGGACGGGGCAGAGGCTGTGGTGGCAGAAGTGGCAGCGGACCCAGACTTCAGGCTGAGGGCCTTGTGTCTTTCTCCAGTCTTAGAGATGCCTTTTCTCACCCGTACAGCCTTCTCCAGTGCCTGGGTCAGAAGCTCCAGCTCCTTGAGGTCTTGAGGGCTGGGTGTGGATTCTGCAAAAACCAAAGACCCATGCGTGCAGTGGTCACTCACCACTGCTTGTCCGGAAAACAGAGCAGGAGTGGCACCAGGAGGTGGTGGGTGCTGGAAGTTTACCCGGAGACGGGGCCTCTCCACTGGTTTCTGGCGCTGGGGTTGGCTGCGGAGCCGGGGTCTCGGCTGGTTCCCTGCGAAGTTTCACAGTACAGTCGTGGCACGGCCAAGAGGCAGGGTTCAGGCGCAAGGGACCCCAAAGGGGCCGCCTGGCTTTGCGGCGGTCCCCCAGTCCGGGGGCTCCGAGGGGGGTTCCCAGGACCCGAGGGAGGCCTGGCCGGGCGGTCTCGGGGTCCGCGTACCAGGTCCGCAGCAGCCGGCGGGAGACGCGCAGGTTCCGCTCCAGCTGCCTCTGTCGCTCAGCGCAGGCGTCCAGGGCGTCCCGCAGCTCGGCCACCAGCCTGGGAGGGGCGCACCGGCGGCTTAGCACCCCGGCCGGCCTCGCGCcgcgccccctcccgccccgctcCCTCCCTGCGCGCGGGTCTCACCGGCGCGAGCAGTCCGCGGGCAGCATGAAGGCGACAGCGGCTCCTCCGGATTTGCCGCCTCCAGGAAGTCCGGGCCTTTCCGGGCTAGAAGACCGCCCCCTTCCGGCCGGACTACCCAATCCCAAGCCCAGAGCgcaagccccgcccccgccgggcGCCCAGCCATTCCCATACGGAGCAGGGCCCCGGGGCAGCAGAGGGTCCTCACGTGATGCGCAGACTTGTGGTTTGAATGGGTAGACAGACTGTGGCACCTGTGGTCACTTACGGTAGACTTTGCCTGTCCTTATTGAAGGTGCTCTAAAGCGGGGTCGAGCTGCCTTGCGGACCCCAGGCCACCTAGCACAGGGCAGGGGACGTCGAGTGACCCAGTTTACGGGGGTAACAGTCGCTAGAGGTGAGAATAACGCGTGTTAGGGGCAGAGCTAGGGAGGAGGGAGTGTTCACTTTTGGACATGCTGGTGATATGATGACATTCGGAGGTGGCATCAGGTAGGTACCTGAGCATAGGCTCCTGAAAGTCCAGGAGAGCTGGGATTGTGGCCCGTGAACAGCAGGTCTGGGCAAGAAGGTCCAATGTGGGGCAGGTGTGTTTAGACAGGGACAGGTGAAGGATGGGTGGTGCAAGGGGAGCTAGAATCCAGAGGGATGGAGGAGTGGAGCTTCAGATGTCATAGAAGCAACGGGAAGCAGTTCCAGGATGGAGGACCCTCAGTAACTCAGGAtagctggggtgtgggggggggggggatagatgctagctgaggtgtgtgtgtgtgtgtgtgtgtgtgtgtgtgtgtgtgtgtgtgtgtatgtggacaGATGCTAGCTGGGAGGAGGCGGGGATACATGCtagctggggtgtgtgtggggggataGATGCTagctggaggaggtggggataGATGCTAGCTTGGAGGGAGGACAGATGCTacctgggaggaagagggggtAGATGCTagctgggaggagggggcgaGAGGTGCTagctgggaggagggggcgaGAGATGCtagctgggaggagggggagagagatgctagctgggaggagggggcgaGAGATGCTAGGTGAGAGGAGGGGAGGTAGATGCTAGCTGGGGTGTGTGTATGTCAGGAGATAGATGCTAGCTGGGGGGGGGATAGATGctaggtgggaggagggggagtagATGctaggtgggaggaggggggatagATGCTAAGTGGAATGGGGGGCAAGATGctagctgggaggaggggggatagATGCTAGCTGGAGTGTGTGTGTCAGGAGATAGATGCTAGCTGGGGGGGATAGATGctaggtgggaggaggggggatagATGCTAGTTGGGAGGGGGGATAGATGctaggtgggaggaggggggatagATGCTAGTTGGGGTATGTGTGAATGGGGAGATAGATGctagctgggaggaggggggacacATGCTAGGTGGGAGAGTGGGGATAGATGCTAGCTGGAAGGAGTGATGAAGACAGCAGGACCAATATAATTGGGGGTAAGAAGTAGGAAAGCGAGCCCTGCAGGGGCTGGGAAATCTCAGGGAGCTGGAGGGATGACAAACTGGGATCAAGGGGGTTGCTTAAAGATGGGGAGGTACCCCTTGCACAGTTGGAAGAGGGAGATGCTGcaggaggggagctgggggaCCCATGCAGCCAGGGGCTGGAAGGGGTGGGAGCTCAGGGCAGCCCCCCAACTGGCAGCAGCCCGTTTTCGTGCCCAGGCAGAGGAGGCGGACCACACTCCGGTCTCAAAGGAGATTCTCCCCGAGGTCAGAGGGGACAGGAAAAGGCTCGCGTCAGCATGGGCAGGCGGCACCAGGTCCGCACTGGAGTGGTGGCCTTCTACGGGTACAGGTTGGGAGACGACAGGGAAGCAGGTCCATCCAAGTTGTGTCTTGACAGTGGGCCACAGACAAGGTGGCACACAGTCAGATATACACATCGCTAGGCTGCCACTGTCcttatcacatttaatcctcacaacacccctgtgaggtaggtattgcTGCCCCAGCTTACACATGAGGAAGCCGAGGCTCACACATGCCCAGGGGCACACAGTTGACAGGAAAGGTCTGTGATACCAATGGCGGGGTCTCTGCATTCCAACCATGCCCCGCCCAGGGCGGTCAGAATTCTCTTACAGTAGCAAGAAGACAGCTCCCACGGacatggggacacacacacacacacacacacagcacccagAAAAGCCACCACTGAGTCGGCACCTCTGTGCGCCACAGTTCTAGTTCAAGAGCATTTGGGGGACACTCCTGGCCCAGTGGTTCGTTCTGacattttgagaaaaaacaaaagctatcGCTGCAGGGCACGTGCCTCAGTGGTCCACCCAGCTGAGGGGAGGTCAGGGTCAGGCTCAAGCAGATCCCTCTGGTGTTGTGGCTGCTGCACGAGGAGGTGGAGGCTTGGGGGAGCCTCAGGTACCCACAGCAGATCCACCCTCCCCAACAGGTGGGGGACAGGTCCTCTAAATCTCGCTCATCTGCATCCTGGTCACCTCAAATGTTACGAAtgacatttagattttttctGTCCAACTTTGCTGGGAAAATTCTTTTCGCCTCAAGAGTGTCAGGATAGTATGAGAGATCTGAatcagatgtttctttttttagttgaaCCTAAATAAAgttaggaatctctctctctctaacttaatatcttctttttcttttatttccatcttaGAAAAATGAAGGATGGAAATAAAGATGGAGAAGAAATAGCCTAGAAATTCAGTGCAGAGAGAGGTGTTCATATGGACACCACCTGCTGGGGACACAGATCAATCGCTCTGGGGGAATAGAAGGATCTCTAAAAGGAGCTGAAAGTATGGCAGGCAGGGAGCTTAGGGCCAAGCTCTCAAGGCCCAGCCTGACAAGACTCTGGGCCTGCCCACCTGGTGGTCACACGCAGGCCTCGACAGTGCAGGGGCCAGGCTCCCTCAGCAGGGGACCTGCCACCCAGGGAGGAAGGGAACCAAGGCGGTACGAGGACAGTGGTGCGTGCGCTCAGAGAGGTCGGCTCCTCCGGTCACCTGAACCCCATAGATGCGGGGGGTGAGCTGTGCCAGGCCACCTGCTCACATGTGTTCTCAATGGTGAAAGCTGTCAGTTCCCGGGATGGGGCTCAGTGGGGCTGGGGACATCAGACATGGGCTCAAGTTCCCCAGAGAGAGGACAGACacaagaggggacagagaaatggGCTTCACAGGGCATGGCATGATTGCTTTGAGGCTAAACTTTCCAAAGGGAAGCATCGGAGTTTCTGTTCTGACTTAAGACGTTCTGACGGTTCACGTTGGGCTGTCCCGGAGAAGGAAACTTCACATCCCGCGTTCTCTCAGTTCCCTGTGTGAGAGCCACCAGGGTGCACACGGTGTCCGCCTCCGGAGCCCCCAGGCTCCCTAGTGCAgtggcagccccccccccccccccacccaagcaAACGTTGCCCGCAGCAAGTGCGGGCACTCATGGCCTCAGCAAGCAGGGCTCAGGCCCCTCTCCTCGtcctcatcctcctcttcctcctcctcgctGTGGGCAGATAGGTTTTTCCTCTTTACCTGTTGCTGGGGGGTGCTGCTCTCCAGGGGGCTTAGAGAGTGACACTGTAAACATGGCTTCTTGGCGTGCTGGCGGCAAGGCTGTGTGCCTGAGTCACTGTCCGGGGAAGGCACTGAGGTAGACCGGGGGGAGGCCCCCGAGACCCCGTCCACCGAGTCTGTGGGACTCGCGCTGCAGATGGAGGAGTACCCCGAGGTCACACTGTCCttgcctggctccctcctgccgtGGAGCAGAGGCTGGGGCCCCGGGCTCGGAGGTGTCTGGGTGCCCGGTACATAGGCGCGCACATCCTGGCGACCACCGGCCTCCGGGCAGGCCTCCTCGTCGCTTGATTCCTGGCAGCAGTGCTGTTCTGGGTTTAGATAGACCACGGTGACGTCGAGGACGCCGCTGGGTGCCGTCACTGTGGGAGACGTGGGGAGAGAGGTGAGGCGCTGAGCACTGAGTACCCCCTGTCCAGTCAGGACCCCCAGGGGCCCGTGTCTGGACCTCGCTGCACAGCCCCCCATACCGCTCTCCTTTgggcaggaggtggagggggcCTCTCACGGTGACGTGGGGGACGGTAGGAAGTGACAATAAACTGATCATCAAGAATCTACTTAATCCCCAGTGGGCACAAGAGCAAGCAACCGGAAAGTCAGCAGAAACGGCCAGACCTAGGGTTCCTCTGTGTTTAGCTGCCCCAAAACACAGGGATGGAGCCTCCCACAGGTGGCCCTGCAGACGTGCACAAGGCACAGAGGCCAAAAGGGCGGTGGCCGGCACACGTCACACAATGTTATGTGGGTTCCAGGCAaggtctcttcctcttcccctgccctggtGAGGTCCTTCCATCAACACGGGCCTGGCTGGGGCTGGACAAAGGTCATCTCTCCTCCCCAAGGGCTGAGAGGATGCCCGCCCCACCCTGGCCCTGCTGTGCTGTTCTAGGGGCTCTGCTGCCTCACGCCTGCCTGTGTGCAGACGCGCTGTCCTGCAGGCGAGGCAGGGGTCTGGCGTGAGACCCCCACCCCTGGAGCCTGAGGCACTCACCGTCACCGTCCTTCTCGCCCTCGCTCTCCTGGTCACCCTCGTAGCCTGAGCAGTAGTCCAGGCTCCAGTCCAGGAAGCTACCCAGCAGCACCTCCTCCTGGCTGGACAGCTCCGCGGTGGGCGTGGTGACGAAGCTGCCCCTGTCCTCCTGGAGGCTGTTCTCCCGCTTCCTGCAAGGTAGGAGAGCCAGGGGCCGGGTCACGGTGGGCCGCAGCGTGGGAGCCTGCCCTGGCCCAGCGGGCGGTGCACAGGGACGACAGGACGACACAGCTTCCCGGctgcctgccctcaggaagctcacGTCAAAGGGTCAGAGAGGCGGGGCCGGCAGCACCGTGACGGTCAGCACAACGGGACTTGCAGGATCACCGGGAGTTCCTCGGGTGGGTAAGTGGGCAGGGCAACTTATCCCAGGTGGTACAGCCAGGACATGGACGCGGGGGACACGTGTGGACATGCTCGTGACACGAGGgtagagatggagggagccagggaagcGCCCAGGACAGTAACCAGGCAGCAGCTGCGGGGTCAAGAGTGACAGCAGTGCTGTGGGACAGGGTGGCCGGCACACATCTGACAAGTGGCGGGGCCACAGGCTGAGCTGGGTCCACCCTGGCTCAAGACCTTCCTCCCTGAGCGGGAGCCATGTTAAAGcaagaagcaagagagagagctgCTCCGGAGGGAGAAGATGGAGTGGCAGGTGGGCAGGATCGGGCCTGGCTGCATTTTTTGCGGGACCTGCTGCTTCTCCTTGCTACGCCTCAGGAGCCCCCTGCCTAAAAGGGGGGAATGGAACCCCTCAGGCAGCTGCAGCGGTCACAAGGGAAGCCAGGCCCAGTGCGCAGGAGCCGACGCTGCGTTGCGCTGTTGCAGGACGGGGTTCACTCACCGCTTGGTTCTTCTTCCCGACGGAGAGCTGAGGAAGGCGTGAATGTCCCCCGCACTGAGGAAGGACGTGGGCTCCGGGCTGCCTTGCTTCACGCCCAGAGCTGCGCACAGCTGCCCGTAGCTCAGCACCTGAAACAAGGCCAGGGTTAGACGGATGAGGCCCCGGGGGCAAGcgtctgggggtgggaggtgggggcgggagcACCTCTTCCCGGCTGATCTCTTCGTAGCGCTTGTCCTCGAATCGCTGCTTCACGGCGGTCAGAGAGACTTGCCTGTAGTCCTTGGGGGCGTCGTCGTGGAAGCTGCAAACAGAGGGACACGTGAGGGACAGCGGGGCCACATGCAGGGCTCTGGGGCATGCCTGGAGGGCAGATGGGGCACCCTGTGGCTGCACAAACAGGTAAGCGTGCAGTGActcatgacccagcaattccgctCCCAGCAGCGTTATTCGCAGCAGCCAAAGGGGTGGAAACCCCGATGTGGTCCGTCCATGCAGCAGAATGTGATTCTAGAGGAACATTACATAGGTGACAAGCTGGCCACAAGGGGCCATGTGatgtataatttcatttctgggaaatgtctgaaatgtccagaacaggcgaacccacagagacagaaagcaggggaGTGGCTGCGGGGTTGTGGAGGGATGGGACGGATGGGCAGCACGGGCGTGACTGCTGAGGAGTGCAGGGTTTCTCCGAAGGAGGAGGCgatgttctaaaattgatgtAGTGATAGTCACACAACTCTGAACACAAATCGCACACTTAAAAAAGTTTAGtttgtggagcgcctgggtggctcagttggttaagtgtccgacttcagctcaggtgatgatctcacagtctgggagttcgagccccgtgtcaggctctgtgctgacagctcagagcctggagcctgcttcagattctgtgtctccctctctctctgccccttccctgctcatgctctctctgtctcaaaaataaataaaaacattttaaaaaaaaattaaaaaaatgttggaaaaaaaaaattaaatggggcgcctgggtggcgcagtcggttaagcgtccgacttcagccaggtcacgatctcgcggtctgtgagttcgagccccacgtcgggctctgggctgatggctcagagcctggagcctgtttccgattctgtctccctctctctctgcccctcccccgttcatgctctgtctctctctgtcccaaaaataaatgttgaaaaaaaaaaattaaaaaaaaaagtttagtttgTAAATAACTGTTCCCAACTTATCTGGCGGGGAAATAAAAAACTCGGGAGGGGAATAGCCTAACAACTTTTGGGAGGCAGTATCAGGTCAGCATGGTTTGTGCCCCTAGTGTGAGCGGCTGTGGGGTCAGACACACACGCTGACCCCTCGACCTTCACCCGTGCTCCCCGCCCATCAGCTATGAGCGGGCACAAGAGAAAACTCATGAAGGACACGCCAGCCCCAGGAGATGCTGCCAGGCTCCTCACGGCTGGACTCACAGCTGGAGCGGGGACCAGCAGCAAGCACCGTCTATGAGGAGCAGTAGCCCCAGGGAAGGGGGTGTCTGGCCCGGACAAGCCGGCGGGGGAACCGGGGCTCAGGTCAGAGGTTGGGGTCTAGATGTTCTGGATCCCAGAGGTGTCCGAGGACAGGCAGAAAGCAGGAGCGCCCCAGGCCTGCATGCAGGGAAGAGGGCACTGAGTGCGGCCTGGCAGAGGGAGGAGGTTGCCGCGGGTTTGGGCAGATAAGCACGTGTCAGGAGCGGGGACCAGAGCAGAGGGGGAGCAGGGCCACGGCACGGGGCGATCGCGGCCGGCCGACTCCTGAGCGAGATGACACCGTGTCCCACGCTAACACTATCAGGGGTCAGGCGGCGGGCCCCGATGTTCCCCTGCCCGTCTGCCACCTGTGGAGTGAGGCTCGGGCTGGGAGTTGTTGCACGCACATCAAGTGTTATCACTGTGGAAACGGGCAACACGGCTGGCCTGGCGCTCTTAAATGTCAACTCTGAGACAGGCAGCACGCTGCAGAAGGTCTGTGTGTGGGCCCGCACACGAGTGAATTCCCCCCTGATCCCTGAGGACACACCCTCTATGGCAGCTGCGTGGGGGACTCAtttcctttcacttaaaaaaaaaattcttttttaaatgaagtaggctccacatatagcatggggcttgaactcacaagcctgagtcacatgctctactgatggagccagccgggcgcccagACTCACCACTTCTGATGAAGGCTCAAGACACAGGGTATGAGGTCTTCACAAGAGAACCCGGTGATGTCCCACAACCTTGTGGTCCAGGGCTGTGCTGGAGAGGAAagcaggaatgggggggggggggtgttctgaCGGCCCCTCACGTCCCACTGCCCCAGTGGTTGTGTGTGGAGTTTTCTGGAGCTCAGTGTTAAAAACGCTCCACAAACAGAGCCTGCGTGCTCACTGTCAACAGTGTGGGAGATACTTAAGCTAGAACATCTCTTAATTGCACCCCCACAGAATGGCTTTTAGTCCATTCTGGTGTCTCCTCCAGGAAAGACGGCAATGCCTGTTCTCCCTCTCCATTGTGAGAATCGTGTCCCGCCTTCTGGAATCCCCAGTCCCTGGTTGGCTCCTGCTGAAGAGCAGACAGGAGGGCAGGCTCCTTACTCTGTCCGTGGGTCAGCCGCGCGAGCAGCAGGGCGGCCGCGGCCAGACAGGCCGGAGCATAGGTGGCCAGGCTGGTGTGCAGCAGGGACAGCTCACACAGGAAGCCACACAGATGCTGGGTTCTTGGAGCCTCAGGGACCAGCGTCAGCAGGACATCCTTGTAATCAACCACAGTGGGGACCTGGACGGGACCAGGAGGTGGGGTCTAGTGGGGTTTTGGCACGTGATCATGGTGGCTGGCCCCACCGTGTTCACACTGGACACCAGGGTGTGGCGGTGATGAGCTGTAGCCCTCGCCTCTTGCCCTGTGGATCCAGGAGGACTTTCCAGAGCAGGAAGCTCAATGCCATGGAGGGGCCCTTGattcctcctgtcccctcccctgacTTCAACtctgatttaaaaggaaaaagcataGGGCtgactcatctttgacaaagcaggaaagaatatccaatggaataaagacagtctctttagcaagtggtgctgggaaaactggacaggcagaagaacgaacctggaccactt
This sequence is a window from Prionailurus viverrinus isolate Anna chromosome E3, UM_Priviv_1.0, whole genome shotgun sequence. Protein-coding genes within it:
- the TEDC2 gene encoding tubulin epsilon and delta complex protein 2 isoform X1, whose translation is MLPADCSRRLVAELRDALDACAERQRQLERNLRVSRRLLRTWEPAETPAPQPTPAPETSGEAPSPESTPSPQDLKELELLTQALEKAVRVRKGISKTGERHKALSLKSGSAATSATTASAPSRASGQASCQVSETKPPRGIQQTVVPARGLPECRLLPVGDRTRMGRGSRATKPGPGPRDQQIPPSAALQAPEAFTLKEKGADVDCWLPQPLWKPCLGLEGGSPQSAASLSTGFPDRILLRLPMAYRKAASRNSRLWAQLSSTQTSDSVDAAATAKTQFLQKMQMTSGGPGSGLSAAAVEAEVGLLRAACSLLRRRMEEVLSADPADCMQEYRCLLTLEGLQAITEQCLHRLQELRAAVVGQQLGPWPVGRRPGASLPCGGGTDPIWSPQLLLYSSTQELQTLEALRLRVAMLDQQIHLEKVLMAELLPLVGTQGPHWLALCRAVHSLLCEGGERFLTVLRDEPAD
- the TEDC2 gene encoding tubulin epsilon and delta complex protein 2 isoform X3; this encodes MLPADCSRRLVAELRDALDACAERQRQLERNLRVSRRLLRTWEPAETPAPQPTPAPETSGEAPSPESTPSPQDLKELELLTQALEKAVRVRKGISKTGERHKALSLKSGSAATSATTASAPSRASGQASCQVSETKPPRGIQQTVVPARGLPECRLLPVGDRTRMGRGSRATKPGPGPRDQQIPPSAALQAPEAFTLKEKGILLRLPMAYRKAASRNSRLWAQLSSTQTSDSVDAAATAKTQFLQKMQMTSGGPGSGLSAAAVEAEVGLLRAACSLLRRRMEEVLSADPADCMQEYRCLLTLEGLQAITEQCLHRLQELRAAVVGQQLGPWPVGRRPGASLPCGGGTDPIWSPQLLLYSSTQELQTLEALRLRVAMLDQQIHLEKVLMAELLPLVGTQGPHWLALCRAVHSLLCEGGERFLTVLRDEPAD
- the TEDC2 gene encoding tubulin epsilon and delta complex protein 2 isoform X2, which gives rise to MLPADCSRRLVAELRDALDACAERQRQLERNLRVSRRLLRTWEPAETPAPQPTPAPETSGEAPSPESTPSPQDLKELELLTQALEKAVRVRKGISKTGERHKALSLKSGSAATSATTASAPSRASGQASCQVSETKPPRGIQQTVVPARGLPECRLLPVGDRTRMGRGSRATKPGPGPRDQQIPPSAALQAPEAFTLKEKGADVDCWLPQPLWKPCLGLEGGSPQSAASLSTGFPDRILLRLPMAYRKAASRNSRLWAQLSSTQTSDSVDAAATAKTQFLQKMQMTSGGPGSGLSAAAVEAEVGLLRAACSLLRRRMEEVLSADPADCMQEYRCLLTLEGLQAITEQCLHRLQELRAVVGQQLGPWPVGRRPGASLPCGGGTDPIWSPQLLLYSSTQELQTLEALRLRVAMLDQQIHLEKVLMAELLPLVGTQGPHWLALCRAVHSLLCEGGERFLTVLRDEPAD